In Mya arenaria isolate MELC-2E11 chromosome 1, ASM2691426v1, the genomic stretch CAAtactggtcttaattggatcaagaaacgatgtagctaatcggagtatgtgtttttaataactgaccaatagagtgaatgaagtccaTGATGTATGACCTAAAGAATAACttcagttgaatattgaatacaaccCCAGGCCTTGTATTCAAtactggtcttaattggatcaagaaacgatgtagctaatcggattatttgttatttatatctgACCTTTACAGTAAATGAAGTCATTGATGTATGACCGTAAGATTGACTTAACCTGATATTTTAAATGCCATCCAGCCCCACCACAGCTCCTCAAATGACAATATGTATAACAGATCAAGGCATCTAATAGACTAAGGATTGAAAATATGTAGGAATACTAAttcataatatttgtttgtatatcgTTAGCATTTAAAGCCAGAAGAAAATGGTTgtacttaataaaataaaaataatataatataataataattatgagaGATAATGTATACATTGTCAACTCAGTGCAAGAACTTAACATCtgcttctattttcatatgtaGTTATTGATTTATTGCACTAGGGTGAAGACCTgttacattataattattacaaaaatagaTGCGTTATGATACATAAACTTTCTTTCTAAATGACAtgtttttgattcattttattCACTTCCTTTTCTGCTTCtaattcattgtattatatatagCCATTTTTAGTTGTTTACCTGATGTGAACATTGTTATAGTATATATGGTCTGGCTTCTGTTTCCTGGGTCAAGCTTGAACtttgcatttataattaaaattgaaaaaaaatattagaaaactgttaaaaatgaaattgaattcaTATctattgtgtgcctttaaagCGAATTGCTTTGCAGTATATTGTGTGACGTTTTACTTAAACAGACGaataacttaaaattaatatttctgaATGAAGCATAAATATACACTTAACTTTTAAATCTATCATTCATAATCCTTCAAAGAAatgatatgaatattttgtaatgTATATACTGAACAACCAAGACTGAACAACCAAGTTTTGGGGATATAACtttaacatgtgtatatatactGCAGTGAATAATCTTCTGTAATGAggaaattatgatataaaattgaattgaCTTGAATTGTTTTGAATTGGATCGGACCCTATCCAAATCATTCTTTTGATtacaaaatgaatttcaaacatTCTTCTTATGTCAATTCTTAATTCCAAAATTcgtattttcttcaaatttgttGAACATATATAGATTGGTCAAAGagatatttagaaaaaaaaacagaatccGGTTTCTTTAGcatacatatattgaaaatatatgcatgtatagGTGACGTAATCATGTGGTTTCTTTTAATATTGACTTAGGAGTTATACGACGGCATGTTGCAATAATTATGTCGACGTATCTTAAGAATAAGTGAAGTCAGTATATTTTTTGCGACATGTCATATTAAAACTCAAAGGACGAGATAACACAAGTCGACTTATTTCATATCGACTTGCGAGTTGTAACATAATATGTCGAAATAAATATGTCGGCGTATATTGTTAATAACTAATAATAAGTGAACATGTCGATATGAGTATTGCGACATGTCGacataaaactattaaacatcAGTATGTGATAACACCATCTGTATATAcgacatataaaaataaactttaatttgTATACTAAGctatcaatatataatatatatttctgttacCAGTCAAcgtaaattaaaagaaatcgttaaagatgcactcttactcccagataagatttaccacaattaatactagtGTTGTAATTTTCCAAAAAGGATGTaaacatgtcgaaaacaatggttcttaggAAGGATAGCGAGTTTAATTGAagagaaatgagcataaaacatggtatttccaccttatgagactatagtagaccacaataaatatttaagcatttaataatcattttatattttggggattaatattttccatataaaatgcattatttagtaagtagttaaaagtttatcattcaaaatttatgtttgctatacatgtgtgtgtattgattttgaataagagtgtcactttagcTTAGTCGAAAGTGATAAAGCTACCTCTTTCGTTTAAATTAACACTATTACAAGtagaatgttgttgttgtttttaatttgatttaataaaaaagagtCAAATACAAATTGTACAACGAttgtacaatttatttaattccacgttgattataatattcatctttgtaaacaatatattaatatgattgCATTTAATATGAAATCGGTTAGTTATACATATAATGTATCACTAGTACGTTTTCGCTACATATCGTTATTCTCACTCATACACGGTAATAGAATATGTTTGTAAGATCTCCTTATCTCGGCGGGAAATCGTGATAACAACATCAGATAAGAAAAAGAGAACAAGTTATCACAATAAAGAGTCGTGTGAATTTTAACTGAGGTCaagttcattttatatcaatatatttttcacatgttttACTAGCTATCGGAATGGCAAGTTTTTGTTAGTTTTTGTTCATAcgcatttatcaaattgaacGTGGTTCGGGCCAGGCGCAGGTGGGCGACcactttaatttgaaaaatacgtatttattaacatttaccAGCTTAGTATTAGAAATTATATCTTGTCTTCTGGTCAGCCTCTGTTTTAATCAACAAAAcccctgattaaaatcaataataattggGTAATATGATTTCGAATGCCGAATGTCGTACCATCTATTTGCTTATTCATACTGATAAGCCTTCAGGCAGTTTTGAAGTGGTTgggattatattttgtctaatggCCCTGCCTCTGTTTAAAACTACCGATTCATCTGATTAAGATCTAAAAATAAACGTAAGGCGGATTTGAAAATGTCTACAAtcccattggacaaaatatagtTTCGAACACTTTGTCAGGAAATAAATACTATACTAAGAAATAAactgaacataaaataatttattacattatcatttattcaaaacaatagaAACATTGTGGTAAAGAAGTAACAGAAatgattcattttataaaataaagtaattgttttgataaagaaatgaacataattattacagAACAGAGAATGAAAGTCAGTCACAAACAATCATATCAACAATATGTCATGAGCTACAACACTTACcgaatgtataaaataaataaagttgatGACGTCATCATATTTCtagaaaatgacgtcagtgcGACGGAAGTGACCAGGCACCTTCCATTCTCCAAACAGAGAAAGCGTAACTAAGTCTCTCGTGCGCCACGTAGTTACAACTCGACATTTTTGAGTCCGACTCGATGTCATCATTTCTTAACACTTGGTACAAGAAGTCAATATAACGTGTCGCAAGCTTCAGAGTCTGTATTTTGCTTAGTTTGTCTGAAGGAAGCGTCGGAATAATAGTCCTGAGCTGCGTGAACGCGTCGTTTAACGACTGTGTACGTTGACGTTCCCTGACGTTAGCCATGCAACGTTGATTCTGCATGTCCTCCATGGATTGGGGACCTTTTCGGCGTTTTCTGCTTCCGTCGGAACTTTCGGAATTCGTCGGAGATGACACGTTTTCAAGACTATCACTTCGTCGTGCGTTCATTTTACGTTTCTTAGATTGTGAACGTCCTTTGATAGATGAAGTGTCACTTTCATCGCTCAGACTGTAGTCCTGATTTTCTTGCTTGATTGAAAAGTCCAACTGTTGCTGTGTGAATGCTAAATGCTGCTGCAACTGTTGGTGACTCGTATGGTGCTCCATCATTTCGGAAACTGCAAGAAACTGCTCCTTAGTAAAGGTCTGCATGGGAGAACTGTTGTTTTGGAGAGGAGATATTTCTGGGCTCTTTTTCTCAGCCATTAATTGATGGTCAGGAATCATAATTCCCACTAATCCACGAGTGTCCGTTCCCCTTTAATCTCCGGCTTGTTTCAAATGTCTGTTTCAAATTCTGAATATGTTATGTTCCAACTAGCCCTTCTCATGCCCTTGTTTCAAATTCTGTATCTGTTCTTTTATAACTGCTATTAATTAACATGTATGTCCAAATTTGTGTTCAAACGTACGGTAAATCGTTTAATACGTCTTCACGTTTGAATACACAACCTTGAAGCAGTCTTGGTGTGTTACTTATTATCACCAATTATCGTCAGCACACTACTTATTTCACCTTTCGTTGATTTatcagtttaaatataaaacacaagtTCCAGCCAAATGTAACTAATTTTAGACCCACGTGTTCTAAATAATCTCCAGCTTTTAGAACCTCAAACGAGTGAATACTCTTGCTACACGATTTTGACGGTTAGCAAATTTTCCTCTTAGCAAACTTGTTGGGGTATTTATAAGAATGTATTTCCAAAATCAATGGGCGGAGCTACCTAAGAATCTTACCCGCTTGCAGACTTGTAGATTCGCCGTGCGCATGCGCGGCTCTATTTCACCTGTCAATCATAGCGATAAGGCGGGACTGCGCATGACAGATGCGTTAGTTGATTTCTTCGGAGCACCTCGGCTCGAATCTCAGAGCGATAAGGCAGTACAGCGCTTCTGCATGAAAACTAATTGATATTCACAATGAATAACCCAGAgtcataaattaataatttttcatttatatttctgtAGGCTTTTCTTTCTGTGCCAAGAATTTTACAAGGAAAATGTGTTTTCGACATAAAAACTACGACAATGTTTCGAGTTTCGTAATATTTAGTTACCTTTATTGCAACCAACTATTTTGCGACAATTGAATAATGAATTTCGTTTATTTGAGACAAAGAAAAAATACTGTTTGCCAAATTTatacttcaaaacattatttttttttctgtaaaaaaaagaaaactcgTTTTATGGTTAgtttaaagctttaaatgcaCGTTTGTACTTACAgaagtgttttatttcattccCTTGTACTAATGATAATCATATCCATTGAATCGTGTAATCgtttgtgtgttttaaaaagaCCAGATTCGATGGATTCAAtatgatatttacaataaatacacatttaatttgtatcatttttaatgttagtagaaacatattatattatcatttaacaATGCGGTGTTGCAAATTAATACCAATATACATTGTAGTCAATATTTTTCACTCAGTAACACAAAGCATGCTGACAGATTTATGAGGAAAACATAGGTGTCAGTAACAGTCAGAGGTTGtcatctatttatatatataaatactcaTTTACATAATTCGACTTTCTTCAAGACTCTTTTCAACATTTGCCCATTCTACATGAAAGTTTTAAGTAATATTGTATATAAgtataaatgaatttgaaaaagaaatcatCACCCCCGCTTGATACTACCACCTATGTCCAAAGGCATTAAAGGGGCACCCTATAGGTTATAGTTAGAAATATCAGCCTGTATAAAATGGGATTTTAGCTATGTGGCTACAAATTCCCaagttaaaaaagcgccaaaataccGCTGTTATTTTTATCCCTATACAAagctttttgttttttatcataaaagtaaaataagttaaacccaataatgcattgaaattaaaattgcaTCTATCAAGTAAAAATCTATATGGTGTCccttttgacatttgtttgtttttttgtctcagaatcagctcattttgttATCTATGTCTTCAATTCAGACATATGAAATAACTCACAAAAggacagatctcaattgtttggacaAGTGTCGACAACCCAATTTTTCTGAAAgagttagtaacgcttttagccataaaacatcgatTCTCGAACGTTAATATggaaactgcgatctgatattttgtcagcaatcttatatcactggcttTTAGACACTCACGCAAAatttggctctttccaagacaaaaataaaaaaaaagttgtcaaaacggtcaatttatgagagtgcagctttaaaagagcACTATAAGTTGATGCAAACAATTGTTtatctattttgttttaatttaacctTCTTTCGCATCAACCTCtagtgtgcgcctttaaagctgcactctcacagattgaacgtttagacaactttttttatttttgtttttgaaagagCCAATTtgtgcgaaaatccatggaaaccaatgatattagactgctgacaaaaattagatcgcagatttttatatttaagttcaaaaattgatgtttcatgcatGATGTTAGTAagggtttaaagctgcactctcacagattaaacgttttgacaacttttttatttcttgtcttggaacgaaccaatttttgcgaaaatccatggaaaccagttatataagactcctgacaaaaaattagatcgcagatttctatatttaattattttttttatgttttatgcatttttcttcaaccgttagtaacggtttaagccataaaacattagttttcgaacggaaatatgcaaatctgcgatctgagcttttgtcagcaatcttatatcattcatttgcagatatttacgcaaaaaatgccctttccaagacaaaaaataaaaaagttgtaaaaatggtgaGGGAGCAGCTTTTAAGGAACATGCTTTATTCTGGGTGAAAACTATGAGTATTACTTCATGATTGTACACGATGCTTGGGAAATTTCTCCACATAGTTTTGCGCGCTAAACGGGTCTTTGAAATACAACATCAATCATTGAGAGAAACGGAATTACAACAATAATTTGGCaagttgatgtttgtttacCTGCACACCATTCCCGCCTGTTTATTTACCTTGTAATTATGAAGGTTCCACTGGAAATTTGTTGGTAAACAATATGACATGGAATTGCCGTTAGATGATTAAAGACCGAGGGATGTGGCCGTTTTTCAAAGGTGGCTTAGCAAATAAATAAGTGTGAAATTAGGCACTTGTCTTAAGTTAAGACGTTTTTTAAAGTCTTAAGCTCCCAAATTGTGGGAAACGTTTCCGCACTTAATGTGGATTAATATTAATTGAATTGATTGGTTTAACACATAATTGTAACAATTCTATTAATGGGTAACATCTATTATAACAAATCTTGAAAGATGCACGCtctctcccaaataagattaaccacaaataatac encodes the following:
- the LOC128243558 gene encoding twist-related protein-like, whose product is MIPDHQLMAEKKSPEISPLQNNSSPMQTFTKEQFLAVSEMMEHHTSHQQLQQHLAFTQQQLDFSIKQENQDYSLSDESDTSSIKGRSQSKKRKMNARRSDSLENVSSPTNSESSDGSRKRRKGPQSMEDMQNQRCMANVRERQRTQSLNDAFTQLRTIIPTLPSDKLSKIQTLKLATRYIDFLYQVLRNDDIESDSKMSSCNYVAHERLSYAFSVWRMEGAWSLPSH